The Hippocampus zosterae strain Florida chromosome 20, ASM2543408v3, whole genome shotgun sequence genome contains a region encoding:
- the LOC127593017 gene encoding leucine-rich repeat-containing protein 19-like, producing the protein MGQPQQLIHLLWLVAFITIWTKNNHATVAVRDVHVRNLTNVFLKAIPPGDNNSSVTSLVVERNQITLSNGDKISLAGYPQLVELHLDLNRVTYIPARYLSVVPNLSVLSLSNNQISSLVPESFYGLDALRVLNLSHNLLTSLPAQLFRPLNNLQVVDLQGNPWNCSCRLLSSIQEIRAIGVTMAGTNTTCASPEQQAGTDLFEALTDCYPKSADPSNPPSGTVGHSQQPKVPPNLPKVMLTTSPDNNVQKPAPGNTWRFAACVAALALATSILIVCAVKGPSWYRLFHNYRHRRLQQEDNREGRAASSIYSETDGGHVSQKTFTFTHPEGEEDLHYFEDPYVKVQE; encoded by the exons ATGGGCCAGCCGCAGCAATTGATCCACCTGCTGTGGTTGGTCGCTTTCATAACAATATGGACAAAAAATAACCACGCTACGGTTGCCGTGCGAGATGTCCAC GTGCGTAACTTAACCAACGTGTTTCTGAAAGCTATCCCCCCCGGCGACAACAACTCATCTGTGACTAGtcttgtggttgagaggaatcaGATTACGCTGTCCAATGGGGACAAAATATCCTTGGCTGGTTATCCCCAACTTGTGGAGCTCCACCTGGATCTGAACCGGGTCACCTACATACCTGCTAGGTACCTATCGGTTGTGCCCAACCTCAGCGTGCTGTCGCTATCCAACAACCAAATCAGCAG CCTAGTACCCGAGTCTTTTTATGGCCTCGATGCACTCCGAGTGCTGAACCTGTCCCACAACCTGCTGACAAGTCTTCCTGCACAGCTATTCAGACCGCTTAATAATCTACAG GTGGTAGACCTTCAGGGCAACCCGTGGAATTGCTCCTGCCGACTGCTGAGCAGCATTCAGGAGATAAGAGCAATAGGAGTCACCATGG CAGGGACAAATACGACATGCGCTTCCCCTGAGCAACAAGCTGGAACGGATCTTTTCGAGGCTCTCACTGATTGCTATCCAAAATCAGCGGACCCCTCAAATCCACCATCCGGCACGGTCGGCCACTCTCAACAACCAAAGGTGCCACCCAATTTGCCAAAGGTTATGCTGACAACCAGTCCGGACAACAACG TCCAAAAGCCAGCGCCCGGGAACACTTGGAGGTTCGCGGCATGTGTCGCGGCCTTGGCATTGGCTACATCCATCCTGATCGTGTGCGCCGTCAAAGGCCCCTCCTGGTATCGGCTCTTCCACAACTACAGACATAGACGACTCCAGCAAGAAGACAACCGAGAGGGCCGCGCGGCTTCAAGCATCTACTCAGAGACGGACGGGGGACACGTGAGCCAGAAGACGTTCACCTTTACGCACCCTGAGGGCGAAGAGGACCTGCACTACTTTGAGGATCCGTACGTCAAGGTACAGGAGTAA